A genomic region of Balaenoptera acutorostrata chromosome 4, mBalAcu1.1, whole genome shotgun sequence contains the following coding sequences:
- the LOC102997808 gene encoding 40S ribosomal protein SA-like: MWWMLAREVLRMRGTISCEHPWEVMPDLYFYRDPEEIEKEEQAAAEKAVTKEEFQGEWTALAPEFTATQPEVADWSEGVQVPSVPIQQFPTDWSAQPATEECSAAPTALATEWVGTTTEWS; the protein is encoded by the coding sequence ATGTGGTGGATGCTTGCCCGGGAAGTTCTGCGCATGCGCGGCACCATCTCCTGTGAACACCCATGGGAGGTCATGCCTGATCTCTACTTCTACAGAGATCCTGaagagattgaaaaggaagagcagGCGGCAGCTGAGAAAGCTGTGACCAAGGAGGAATTTCAGGGTGAATGGACTGCTCTAGCTCCTGAGTTCACTGCTACTCAGCCTGAGGTGGCAGACTGGTCCGAAGGTGTACAGGTGCCCTCTGTGCCTATTCAGCAGTTCCCCACTGACTGGAGTGCTCAGCCCGCCACTGAAGAATGCTCTGCAGCTCCCACTGCTCTGGCCACTGAGTGGGTAGGAACAACCACTGAGTGGTCTTAA